A single Argentina anserina chromosome 7, drPotAnse1.1, whole genome shotgun sequence DNA region contains:
- the LOC126803343 gene encoding uncharacterized protein LOC126803343 isoform X3 produces the protein MSKPNPNSLYNSRVTQNQLIDSLTSHISLYNSHSHSSSSSPNPNPRSSILKWLASLPLHHRQSHLTAVDSSFVRLLLQMLRKLRSHGHGSFIILPDLPSGDLPSLCFRSSAGLLSRIAESDESERTIAESTRLFSSREGEKVEECSCSAREIDTVTVSEDLVRDLDRFVEVMDEISNGGFLRGEESDLGLDWVELKWLKEKGYYSMEAFVANRLEVALRLAWLNSSNVRRRGVKLKEKISAAGVAANVYWRKKRCVDWWWNLDAETRSNVVASVLGKAAKPLIHEILKGTSSGVEDEMWLVNTGMEKPLRYNHIVSMRKTVPKLVADTEFGSSIIPVSLSGKPASLADAFNNLVVLQDIIKMISLCRDNEYDKGKFFYSTLSSISTISDFILRKLRGFLMVLLLDCTKLELLAEGNEKCLSKKSKAKPNASNRKSKGKACNLNRPNPVPMSCTDDVLCETSAKDLSVLAHKEKTDLLESKKMHDQEAESFKELSSSKDEMEHEHALAVAIVQTPARKGRKRKGKKKITGLRNADDTENSDRSVMEAASSLIIGEDNKSDQFYGDTGFQDIRCDNSTSCNIPLSNSIPCGSANGPLKNEDATKSNPENDGIGSSANCCHKIPKCVQSLITNLEIQTKSSGSETEACKVDGENLIQSSMPEVDDKVSHQKDIDLQGKHAVKSGVKEVLPEKETKAFDVKEEAALLQDQENGNNVYHTRTPSSFECPPYEWPGVACAYFPPVNSHLPPATDRLHLEVGHNWQNHCQSFLPTIHQVRHSAIEGRCNPVLTRPLPMSIDWPPMVRSARRVAPYRTCNYDSGFVSKKQFTFPQGFTHTVQINATTMDDERKYSWDCADLPDPTKAYELVDECDSHWISEDEVEVQAFSGADYNQYFGGGVMYWNPSDHTGAVFSRPPSLSSDDSSWAWREADINRAVDDMVAFPSPYSTNGLTSPTASFCSPFDPLGSGNQPLGYVMSGNEVPGKVLHPSSTMGDTVVDEESSGSLADVTGDIEEKTGDSLPYPILRPIIISRSRDFKRSHDHKSPCVPPTMRDRPRIKRPPSPVVLSVPRAPRPPPPSPVSDSRKHRGFPTVRSGSSSPRHWGMRGWFHDGANLDEACLCMDGAEVVWPFRNNNISGRPLIQPLPAPLLQDRLIAISQLARDQEHPDVAFPLQTLELHNCPTRKASLSLMHSLLHDEIDFFCKKVATENMARKPYINWAVKRVTRSLQVLWPRSRTNIFGSVANGLSLPTSDVDLVVCLPPVRNLEPIKEAGILEGRNGIKETCLQHAARYLVNQDWVKNDSLKTVENTAIPIIMLVVEVPNDLIASSASNVQSPKEEAPCVTGEPDTNVHSSVVVLEEPTMPKCPQITYDATKDSVSIRIDISFKSPSHTGFQTTQLVKDLTEQFPAATPLALVLKQFLADRSLDQSYSGGLSSYCLVLLIVRFLQHEYHLGRPLNQNFGSLLMNFLYFFGTGKWCLYKEGKRLQHRPHTH, from the exons ATGTCGAAACCAAACCCTAATTCCCTTTACAATTCTCGCGTCACTCAAAACCAACTCATCGACTCACTCACCTCCCACATCTCCCTCTACAATTCCCACTCCCACTCCTCTTCCTCTAGCCCTAACCCTAACCCTAGGTCCTCCATCCTCAAGTGGCTCGCCTCCCTCCCCCTCCACCACCGCCAGTCCCACCTCACCGCCGTCGACTCCAGCTTCGTCCGCCTCCTCCTCCAAATGCTCCGCAAGCTCCGCTCCCACGGCCACGGCTCCTTCATCATCCTCCCCGACCTCCCCTCCGGCGACCTCCCCTCCCTCTGCTTCCGATCCTCCGCCGGACTGCTGTCCAGGATCGCCGAGTCGGACGAATCGGAGAGGACGATCGCCGAGTCGACTCGGCTGTTCTCGTCGCGGGAGGGAGAGAAGGTGGAGGAGTGTTCGTGCTCGGCGAGGGAGATCGATACGGTGACGGTGAGTGAGGATTTGGTTAGGGATTTGGATAGGTTTGTGGAGGTTATGGATGAGATATCGAATGGTGGATTCTTGAGAGGGGAGGAGAGTGATTTGGGGTTGGATTGGGTGGAGTTGAAGTGGCTGAAGGAGAAAGGCTACTACAGTATGGAAGCTTTCGTGGCGAATCGGCTGGAGGTTGCTTTGAGGCTTGCGTGGCTGAATTCGAGTAATGTGAGGAGGAGAGGGGTGAAGTTGAAGGAGAAGATCAGCGCGGCGGGGGTGGCGGCCAATGTGTattggaggaagaagaggtgTGTGGACTGGTGGTGGAATTTGGACGCCGAGACAAGGAGCAATGTGGTGGCTTCTGTGTTGGGGAAGGCTGCGAAACCGTTG ATTCATGAGATTCTGAAGGGGACAAGTAGTGGGGTAGAGGATGAAATGTGGCTCGTCAACACAGGAATGGAGAAACCTTTGAGGTACAACCATATTGTATCTATGCGCAAGACTGTTCCAAAACTTGTGGCTGACACAGAATTTGGGTCAAGCATTATCCCAGTGTCTCTTTCTGGGAAACCTGCTTCCTTAGCCGACGCTTTTAATAATCTCGTTGTGCTTCAGGATATTATAAAGATGATATCATTATGTCGCGATAATGAATATGATAAAGGGAAATTCTTCTATAGCACATTGAGTTCAATTTCTACCATTTCTGATTTTATACTAAGAAAATTACGAGGATTTCTCATGGTTCTTTTGCTTGACTGCACTAAACTTGAACTTTTAGCAGAGGGGAATGAAAAATGCTTATCTAAGAAATCCAAAGCAAAGCCTAATGCTTCTAACCGTAAAAGTAAAGGGAAGGCCTGCAATTTGAATAGGCCAAATCCTGTTCCAATGTCATGTACAGACGATGTTCTATGTGAAACGTCAGCCAAG GATCTTAGTGTGTTGGCTCATAAAGAGAAGACAGATTTGTTGGAGTCCAAGAAGATGCATGATCAGGAGGCGGAGAGTTTCAAAGAGTTGTCATCATCCAAAGATGAAATG GAACATGAACATGCATTGGCTGTTGCAATAGTTCAGACACCAGCGAGGAAGggtaggaaaagaaaaggaaaaaagaaaataactggCTTGAGGAATGCTGATGATACGGAGAATTCTGATAGATCAGTCATGGAAGCTGCGTCTTCTTTGATCATTGGTGAAGATAACAAGTCTGATCAGTTTTATGGTGATACAGGCTTCCAAGACATCAGATGTGATAATTCAACTAGTTGTAACATTCCTTTGTCAAATTCAATTCCTTGTGGTTCTGCGAATGGACCTCTTAAAAATGAAGATGCTACCAAAAGCAATCCAGAGAATGATGGTATTGGTTCTAGTGCCAATTGCTGTCATAAAATTCCGAAATGTGTGCAGTCTTTAATTACTAATTTGGAAATCCAAACAAAATCTTCAGGATCAGAAACCGAAGCCTGTAAGGTAGATGGGGAAAACTTGATACAGTCTTCAATGCCTGAGGTAGATGATAAAGTTTCCCATCAGAAAGATATTGACTTGCAGGGCAAGCATGCTGTTAAGTCTGGTGTGAAAGAAGTTTTGCcagagaaagaaacaaaagctTTTGATGTAAAGGAGGAAGCTGCTCTGTTGCAGGACCAAGAGAATGGAAATAATGTATATCATACTAGGACTCCAAGTTCTTTTGAATGCCCTCCATATGAGTGGCCGGGTGTAGCTTGTGCCTATTTTCCTCCTGTCAACTCGCATCTCCCACCTGCCACTGATCGGTTGCATCTTGAAGTTGGTCATAACTGGCAGAATCACTGCCAGTCATTTCTACCAACAATACATCAAGTCAGGCACTCGGCAATTGAAGGTAGATGTAATCCAGTTCTGACTCGACCGTTGCCAATGAGTATAGATTGGCCCCCAATGGTTCGAAGTGCTCGTAGAGTGGCTCCGTACAGGACCTGTAATTATGATTCTGGCTTTGTATCAAAAAAGCAGTTTACTTTTCCACAAGGTTTTACACACACTGTCCAAATAAATGCAACAACCATGGATGATGAAAGGAAGTATTCTTGGGATTGTGCAGACCTACCTGATCCGACAAAGGCATATGAACTAGTGGATGAATGTGACAGCCACTGGATATCTGAGGATGAAGTTGAGGTGCAAGCATTTTCTGGAGCAGATTATAATCAATACTTTGGTGGTGGCGTGATGTACTGGAATCCTTCTGATCATACCGGGGCAGTTTTCTCTCGCCCTCCTTCCCTTAGTTCTGATGATAGCTCATGGGCTTGGCGTGAGGCTGACATAAATAGAgctgttgatgatatggttgcATTTCCTTCTCCTTACAGTACAAATGGTTTGACTTCACCTACTGCTTCCTTCTGTTCTCCTTTTGATCCTTTGGGATCAGGAAACCAGCCTCTTGGATATGTTATGTCAGGAAATGAAGTACCAGGCAAGGTGCTGCATCCCTCATCAACAATGGGAGACACGGTTGTAGATGAGGAATCCTCTGGATCTTTGGCTGATGTAACTGGTGATATTGAAGAGAAGACAGGTGATTCATTGCCTTACCCCATTTTGCGGCCAATCATCATATCAAGATCAAGAGACTTTAAGCGTAGCCATGATCATAAAAGCCCATGTGTTCCTCCTACTATGCGTGATCGACCTCGGATAAAGCGACCACCCTCACCGGTAGTGCTTTCTGTTCCACGGGCTCCACGACCACCTCCACCATCTCCTGTGAGTGACTCAAGGAAACACAGGGGATTTCCAACTGTTCGATCTGGGAGCTCTAGCCCAAGGCACTGGGGTATGAGAGGTTGGTTccatgatggagctaacttGGACGAAGCTTGTTTATGCATGGATGGTGCTGAAGTTGTTTGGCCCTTtagaaataataatatttcagGCCGCCCATTAATTCAGCCTCTTCCTGCACCTCTGTTGCAAGATCGACTCATTGCTATTTCTCAACTAGCACGTGATCAAGAACAT CCAGATGTTGCATTTCCCCTTCAAACGCTTGAGTTGCATAACTGTCCAACACGGAAggcatctctctctctgatgCACAGCCTTTTACATGATGAGATTGATTTTTTCTGCAAGAAG GTTGCTACAGAGAATATGGCTCGGAAGCCCTACATCAATTGGGCTGTCAAACGAGTCACACGGTCTCTCCAGGTGCTTTGGCCCAGATCTAGGACAAATATATTTGGTTCAGTTGCAAATGGTTTGTCTCTTCCAACTAGTGATGTGGACCTTGTGGTTTGTCTACCTCCTGTTAGGAATTTG GAACCCATTAAAGAAGCTGGGATATTGGAGGGCCGAAATGGTATTAAAGAGACATGCCTCCAG CATGCTGCCAGGTATCTCGTCAATCAGGATTGGGTTAAAAATGATTCCCTGAAGACCGTGGAAAATACAGCT ATTCCGATTATAATGCTTGTGGTGGAAGTTCCCAACGATCTAATTGCCTCTTCTGCCTCTAATGTGCAATCACCAAAAGAAGAGGCACCTTGCGTTACTGGTGAACCAGACACTAATGTGCACTCCAGTGTGGTTGTTTTAGAAGAACCTACTATGCCCAAGTGTCCACAGATAACTTATGATGCTACAAAGGATTCAGTATCAATTCGCATTGACATAAGTTTCAAATCTCCATCTCATACAGGGTTTCAAACTACACAGCTG GTTAAAGATCTAACTGAGCAGTTTCCAGCCGCTACTCCCCTTGCATTGGTATTGAAACAGTTCTTGGCAGATCGTAGTCTGGATCAGTCTTATTCTGGTGGCCTGAGTTCGTACTGTTTG GTACTACTAATTGTGCGTTTTCTCCAGCATGAGTATCATCTTGGCCGACCTCTCAACCAA AACTTTGGAAGTCTTCTGAtgaattttctttatttttttgg TACAGGGAAGTGGTGTTTATATAAAGAGGGAAAGAGGTTGCAG CATCGACCCCATACACATTGA